The following coding sequences are from one Enterococcus sp. 4G2_DIV0659 window:
- a CDS encoding GlsB/YeaQ/YmgE family stress response membrane protein, producing the protein MLSFIWSLIVGGVLGAIAGAILGKDVPGGIVGNIIVGFIGSWIGTMLLGNFGPIIGGFPIISALIGAIICIAIYSFIVKRMA; encoded by the coding sequence ATGTTAAGCTTTATTTGGTCATTAATTGTCGGCGGTGTGCTAGGAGCAATTGCTGGAGCGATTTTAGGAAAAGATGTGCCAGGTGGTATTGTCGGTAATATTATTGTTGGTTTCATCGGTAGTTGGATCGGTACGATGCTTTTAGGCAACTTTGGTCCGATCATTGGTGGATTTCCAATTATTTCAGCGTTGATTGGAGCCATCATTTGTATTGCGATCTATTCGTTTATTGTTAAACGAATGGCTTAA